Genomic DNA from Candidatus Kapaibacterium sp.:
AATCGTTGGACGAGTTCGGGGAACGACCTATACAATTGGCAGCCCAGAACTTCTTCGAGAGCGTGCACTCGACTTCCCTCCTACTTTGCAGGATGTCCTAGACGGATGGTATCGGGCAGGCTACACCATAGTCTGCGCTGCAGCAGAAGAGTGTGTCATTGCCATCTTTGCCATTGCTGACTCTCTACGAGACGGCACTGCCGAGGCCGTCCGCTTCCTGAAGCGGAGGGGGGTCGAGGTGCATTTAGTTACCGGTGACCATACAGAGGCCGCTGAGCACGTAGCTCGTGCCACAGGAATTGAGCACGTTCAGGCTCGAACACAGCCGGAGCAGAAAGCCGCCTACGTGCGTTACCTTCAAGCCCAAGGACACCGCGTAGCCGTCGTTGGGGATGGTATCAACGATGCTCCTGCCCTGGCGGCTGCCGATGTCGGTATAGCAGTTGGCACAGGAATAGATGTTGCCCTGGAGACAGCTTCGATTGTCTTAGCTGGCAGAGATATCCGCCGGATTGCTTTTGCCTGGCAGCTATCGCGTGCGCTCCGTCATGTCGTTGTCCAGAACTTGGTAGGAGCCTCGATTTACAACCTCATAGCCCTTCCCGTAGCAGCTGGGGTCCTTTATCCCTTCACTGGGCTCCTCCTGACCCCAATGGTCGCTGGAATTGCTATGGCACTTAGCTCTATCTCGGTCGTTTTCAGTAGTTTGCGCCTTAGCAGGTTCACGCCACATTACCGCTCCAAGATGCGCCGATATGTCTTCCGGACAACACTCCACTGTGGTAGCTGTGTCACTACTGTTGCACCGGAATTAGACAGAATCGCAGGAGTTCGGCAGTGGCAGGTAGATCTTGCCCACCCGGAGAAGCGCCTTGTCGTAGATGCGGAAAGTGACGTCCGCCATGCCGTCATCGCCGTGCTGCAGCGCCATGGCTATACGGCCGAACCTGTGCACTCCGCGGAGATGTCCCACCAGTAAGCTTCGGAAGACCCTATGGCACTCCGGTTGAAACGCTTCCAAAACGAACCCCGCCTGGACTTCAGCAATCCGGAAGTTGCTCGCAAACAGCGGCAAGCAATTGAGCGAGTTCGGAAGCAGTTTGGACAGGAGTACCCCAACCTCATCGGTGGCAAAGAGGTCTACAACAACCGTGAGAAGCTGCGCTCTATCAATCCGGCCCATCCAGATGAAGTCGTTGGGCTTTTCCAACGGGCCACCCAACGCGATGCCGAGAATGCACTCAACGCTGCTTGGCGTGCCTTCGAGGAGTGGAAGCGAGTTCCTGCCGAAGAGCGCGTCCGCTACCTACTGCAAGCTGCAAAGGAGATGCGGCGCCGCCGCCTTGAACTGAATGCCTGGATGATCTGTGAGGTCGGTAAAAACTACGCTGAAGCAGATGCCGATACCTGCGAAGCGATCGACTTCCTGGAGTACTACGCTCGTGAGGCTCTTCGGTATGCGCAACCACAGCCTGTAACCCCCGTCCCTGGTGAGCGCAACGAGTACTTCTACATTCCCCTTGGAGCTGGCGTCATCATCCCTCCATGGAACTTCCCGCTGGCGATTCTGACTGGGATGACAGCGGCAGCTATTGTCACCGGCAATACTGTCGTTGTCAAGCCCTCCTCAGAATCCCCAATGATGGGATGGTTGTTAGCAGACATCTTTCGAAGCGTCGGTCTCCCAGATGGTGTACTCAACCTCGTTGTCGGCAGTGGCAGTGAAATCGGGGACTTCCTCGTCTCGCACCCTCGCACCCGCTTCATTGCTTTCACCGGCTCGATGGAGGTAGGCCTCCGCATCCATGAGCTAGCTTCCAAACCGCAGCCAGGCCAGATTTGGATTAAGCGCACCATCTTGGAGATGGGCGGGAAAGATGCTATCATCGTCGACTCCGAGGCCGATTTAGATGCGGCCGTTGCTGGGGTCATCGTCTCGGCTTACGGCTACCAAGGACAGAAGTGCTCTGCATGCTCCCGAGCTATTGTTGACAAGACAGTCTACTCTGCTTTCTTGACTAAGCTCAAGCAGGCCGTCAGGGAGCTCTCCATTGGTGATCCTGCCGAGAACTACGACGTAGGACCTGTCATCTCTGCCCGTGCCAAAGAGAGCATCCTCTACTACATCAACGTCGGGCGTACTGAAGGAAAGCTCCTCGTTGGCGGGAACCCTATCGGGGACTTGGATGGCTACTACATCGAGCCGACCGTCTTCGCCGACGTCCCACCGAGGGCACGCATTGCACAGGAAGAAATCTTCGGACCTGTACTGGCAGTCATCAAGGCAAATGGCTTCGAAGATGCCCTCCGGATCGCTAACGGCACCATCTATGGTCTGACAGGCTCCGTTTACTCCCGAAATCCAGAGAAGCTGCGGCAGGCACGAGAAGAGTTCTACGTTGGCAACCTCTACTTCAACCGCAAGTGTACTGGGGCCCTGGTTGGCGGCCATCCCTTCGGAGGTTTCAACATGAGCGGCACTGACTCTAAAGCAGGCGGCCCCGACTACCTGCTCCTCTTCCTCCAGGGGAAGAGCGTCAGCGAAAAGATCGTTTAAAGTTCCATGGCGAGGTGCCGAGAACCATATGTGGCAGAGAGGCTACCATCTACCCATGCAACGCCTTCAACACTGGCTGTTACCTATTGGTTTGCCTTTAGTCGCTCTACTGGCAGCCGGTGAGCTTGGGATTCTCTTCTACAAGCGGAACCTTGAGGCCGAGCTGCGCCGTAATGGGGACGACATAATCGCTATCGCTGCCTACCGCGACTCTGTGCAGCTGCAGCCAGGACGAGCCTTCTTCCATCAACACGCACTTCGAGAGCGCTTATCCTCGGACCGTTCCTCCCCTTACCGAGGAATTTCCTCGTTCATGGACTCTCTGGGGCTTTGGGATACCCCAACCTTCTTGCACCGCTGCCGCACTGAATTGGCAATTCTAGGGGCCCACCAGTCACGGCTGGTGGACTCTATCAACCGTGCAGACACGCTACAGTTCTTGCTGTTAGGAGTGATCTTCATCGTGACCCTCTCCCTCTTCCCTCTCCTTGCAGCCTACCGCAGCAATCTTCAGCGTCACGCTCAGCTCCTTACCAAGCTCCAAGAGAGCGAAGCCCGATACCGTGACCTCGTGGAGCATGTTCCTGATCTGATCCAGTCTGTAGCTGCTGATGGGCGCTTTGTCTACGTTAATCGCTACTGGCGCCAGGTCATGGGGTATGGCGAGGAGGAAATTCGACAGCTTCGCATCTGGGACATTCTCCGCCCCGACCAAATCCCTAAATGCCAGGACCTCTTCCGACGTGTCTTCCAGGATAGAGTGTTGTTCAACGTGGAGACAGTGTTCGTCACCAAGCAAGGAGAACCGCTCTACGTGAGTGGGAACGTTACCGTTCTCCCTGACCCCGTTACTGGCGAACTTGTCACTCGAGCTCTCTTTCGGGACATCACGGAGCAGTGCCGCCAAGTAGAACAGCTCCAACGGCAGGAGGCAATTGCTAACACTGTCTCCCGAATAGCGCAGCAACTCCTTGCCACGCTTCACCCCGAGGCAATCGCCCCTACGGTCCTTGCCCAGCTCGGCGATGTTCTCAACGTTGACACTATCTACATGGTCGCGCTTCCAGAGGGGACCCCGCATGTTGTAGCCGTATGGAGTCGAGAGAAAGAGCTAGAGCAAACGATTCGCGCAACCTTTTCTCCACCCTGCTGGGAGAACTGTCAGCCCCTGCGGGACCGCCTCAGCGCGATCGCTGTCGTTGAGGCAACGGCAGAGGAGCTCTCTTCGGCTCCCGCTTTCCAACAGTGCCACCGGCCAGTGCAATCCCTGCTGTGGGTCCCAATTACCCGCCAGGGGCACCTCTGGGGCCTCATCGGCACCGAAGATTGGCGCACAGTTCGATCATGGCTGCCCACAGAACGCACGGCTCTGGAAAGCACTGCGGCAAGTTTGCTCTCCGCCTTCGATCGTGCCTCTGCTTACCAGCAGCTCCAACGCTTTGCCGAAGACCTCTTGGAGGCCCGGAACGCGCTGGAAGTCTATGCCCAGGAACTCCGCCAAGCCAACGAGGAGCTCCAAGAGCGCAACGCGGAAAAGGACCGCATTATGTCCATCATTTCCCACGATCTGCGCTCACCGCTGGGAGGAATTCGAGGATTAGCAGAACTGCTCCAAGGTGAGGATGCTGAGAATCCACGGGTGGTACGGGAATTCGCTCAACTGATCGGCGACACGGTCAACCACCTTCTCAGCCTTGTCAACGACCTGCTGGAAGTTGCCCGAATCGAGTCCGGCAGACTTCGGCTATCGGCGTCTGCAACTGACCTCCGCGAGCTTGTCCACTCTGCTGTCCGAGTTCTGGACGGATTAGCACGTTCAAAGGAGATAGCACTCTACGTTGAGTGTCCGGAGTCCCCCGTTATCGCTACCGTAGACGCCCCGAAAATAGCCCAGGTCATCAACAATCTCCTTAGCAACGCGATCAAGTTCACTCCTCGCGGTGGACGCGTCATACTTACCCTCCATCAACAGGCGCAGGGTGTGAAGCTTGTCGTTGAGGATACCGGGATCGGGATTCCTCCAGAACATATGCCCCACCTCTTCGAGAAACTCGGACCCCATCAGCGCCCTGGAACTGATGGCGAGAAAGGGACTGGCTTAGGGATGCCCATCATCAAGCACCTCGTCGAACTCCACGGCGGCAGTATCACCGTAGAGAGCACTGTCGGAGTCGGCACACGCATCACAGTCTATCTCCCCTCCTGTCCTCCGGTGGTGGCAGAGGAGGCCCCCTTCTCCCACCATTGTTCCGATCTCCCTTCAGTAAACGACTCCCTCCTCTCGAAGCAGAGTTCTCGAAGGGGCTCATGCATGGACATGTTCCGGCTCTAAGTACCAGCGCCGAGGCTGCTGCTCCGGTACCATCGACTGCGTCCCTGCCTCGATGAGTACTGGACGATACTCCGGACGCTTGATCTTCTCTTGGATCACCATCAGCGCTTTCAGCAGTGCCTCCGGCCGCGGAGGACAGCCAGAGACGTAGACATCCACTGGCAGAAACTGGTCAATCCCTTGGACCACGGAGTAGCTGCGGAACATCCCCCCTGTAGAGGCGCAAACGCCCATGGAGATCACCCATTTCGGCTCTGGCATC
This window encodes:
- the pruA gene encoding L-glutamate gamma-semialdehyde dehydrogenase, whose translation is MALRLKRFQNEPRLDFSNPEVARKQRQAIERVRKQFGQEYPNLIGGKEVYNNREKLRSINPAHPDEVVGLFQRATQRDAENALNAAWRAFEEWKRVPAEERVRYLLQAAKEMRRRRLELNAWMICEVGKNYAEADADTCEAIDFLEYYAREALRYAQPQPVTPVPGERNEYFYIPLGAGVIIPPWNFPLAILTGMTAAAIVTGNTVVVKPSSESPMMGWLLADIFRSVGLPDGVLNLVVGSGSEIGDFLVSHPRTRFIAFTGSMEVGLRIHELASKPQPGQIWIKRTILEMGGKDAIIVDSEADLDAAVAGVIVSAYGYQGQKCSACSRAIVDKTVYSAFLTKLKQAVRELSIGDPAENYDVGPVISARAKESILYYINVGRTEGKLLVGGNPIGDLDGYYIEPTVFADVPPRARIAQEEIFGPVLAVIKANGFEDALRIANGTIYGLTGSVYSRNPEKLRQAREEFYVGNLYFNRKCTGALVGGHPFGGFNMSGTDSKAGGPDYLLLFLQGKSVSEKIV
- a CDS encoding ATP-binding protein, encoding MQRLQHWLLPIGLPLVALLAAGELGILFYKRNLEAELRRNGDDIIAIAAYRDSVQLQPGRAFFHQHALRERLSSDRSSPYRGISSFMDSLGLWDTPTFLHRCRTELAILGAHQSRLVDSINRADTLQFLLLGVIFIVTLSLFPLLAAYRSNLQRHAQLLTKLQESEARYRDLVEHVPDLIQSVAADGRFVYVNRYWRQVMGYGEEEIRQLRIWDILRPDQIPKCQDLFRRVFQDRVLFNVETVFVTKQGEPLYVSGNVTVLPDPVTGELVTRALFRDITEQCRQVEQLQRQEAIANTVSRIAQQLLATLHPEAIAPTVLAQLGDVLNVDTIYMVALPEGTPHVVAVWSREKELEQTIRATFSPPCWENCQPLRDRLSAIAVVEATAEELSSAPAFQQCHRPVQSLLWVPITRQGHLWGLIGTEDWRTVRSWLPTERTALESTAASLLSAFDRASAYQQLQRFAEDLLEARNALEVYAQELRQANEELQERNAEKDRIMSIISHDLRSPLGGIRGLAELLQGEDAENPRVVREFAQLIGDTVNHLLSLVNDLLEVARIESGRLRLSASATDLRELVHSAVRVLDGLARSKEIALYVECPESPVIATVDAPKIAQVINNLLSNAIKFTPRGGRVILTLHQQAQGVKLVVEDTGIGIPPEHMPHLFEKLGPHQRPGTDGEKGTGLGMPIIKHLVELHGGSITVESTVGVGTRITVYLPSCPPVVAEEAPFSHHCSDLPSVNDSLLSKQSSRRGSCMDMFRL
- the nuoB gene encoding NADH-quinone oxidoreductase subunit NuoB; the encoded protein is MNALLNTIQREGFLTTTVEALIKWAQRNALWPMPLGISCCAIEMMAFAGPRFDVARFGAEVFRFSPRQSDLLIVAGTVTYKMAWVVRKIYDQMPEPKWVISMGVCASTGGMFRSYSVVQGIDQFLPVDVYVSGCPPRPEALLKALMVIQEKIKRPEYRPVLIEAGTQSMVPEQQPRRWYLEPEHVHA